From a region of the Roseivirga sp. 4D4 genome:
- a CDS encoding ABC transporter ATP-binding protein has protein sequence MKELRHLNKYLYKYKHLLILGFIFLVVSNYFAVWPARVVRYAIDYVTESFALYRLFEGGELSAGVFEQLEVGILVLGALMILMALLRGFFLFLVRQTIIVMSRKIEFDLKNEVFEQYQNLPLSFYRRNNTGDLMNRISEDVSRVRMYLGPGIMYGINLLVLFPMVIYEMLRVNAELTFYALLPLPILSVSIYFVNNIINKRSEKIQESLSDLSTSVQEAFSGIRVLKAFVREQDSTQRFENESEKYKYRSLRLTFVNALFFPLIMALIGLSVILTIYIGGSQVINGEITYGNIAEFVIYVNMLTWPVTALGWITSINQRAAASQKRINEFLREKNDIQSTENLEKEIAGDLVFDNVSFTYPDSGIKALKNVSFDVKAGQSIAIIGTTGSGKSTIANLMLRLYDTTSGSVAVDNQDIKKYNIPNLRSQMGYVPQDIFLFSDSIKNNIAFGNDDITEEQVFQAAKDADLYDNIADFPEGFETMLGERGITLSGGQKQRASIARAIVRNPNILILDDALSAVDTNTENTILNSLANIMEGRTTVIISHRVSSAKLADKIIVLDDGEIIEQGTNESLLAQNGVYKELYEKQLKQEESAESA, from the coding sequence GTGAAAGAACTCAGGCACCTCAACAAGTATCTCTATAAGTACAAACACCTTCTAATCCTGGGGTTCATCTTCTTAGTGGTTTCAAACTATTTTGCTGTTTGGCCAGCACGCGTTGTTCGCTATGCCATTGACTATGTAACCGAGAGTTTTGCCCTTTACCGCTTGTTTGAGGGGGGTGAATTAAGCGCTGGAGTGTTCGAACAGTTGGAAGTAGGCATTCTGGTTCTGGGTGCCCTCATGATTCTCATGGCGCTTTTAAGAGGTTTTTTCCTATTTCTGGTGAGGCAAACCATCATTGTTATGTCTCGAAAGATTGAGTTTGATCTGAAAAACGAAGTTTTCGAGCAGTACCAGAACCTTCCCTTAAGCTTTTACCGAAGGAATAATACAGGTGATTTGATGAATCGAATCTCTGAAGATGTCAGTAGGGTAAGAATGTATCTGGGGCCTGGAATCATGTATGGAATTAACCTGCTGGTACTTTTTCCTATGGTGATCTATGAAATGCTTCGGGTGAATGCTGAGCTTACTTTTTATGCTTTACTTCCATTGCCGATACTTTCAGTGAGCATCTATTTTGTTAATAATATTATCAACAAGCGCTCTGAAAAGATTCAAGAAAGCCTTTCTGACCTATCAACAAGTGTACAGGAAGCATTTTCAGGCATTCGTGTACTCAAAGCATTTGTGAGAGAACAAGACTCAACACAGCGTTTTGAAAACGAAAGCGAAAAATATAAGTATCGATCATTGCGATTGACTTTCGTCAATGCACTTTTCTTTCCACTGATTATGGCCCTTATCGGACTGAGTGTGATCTTGACCATTTACATAGGCGGTTCTCAAGTGATCAATGGTGAGATTACATATGGAAACATTGCGGAATTTGTGATCTATGTAAACATGCTCACTTGGCCCGTGACAGCCCTTGGCTGGATCACTAGCATTAATCAACGAGCCGCTGCTTCGCAAAAACGAATCAATGAGTTCCTGAGAGAGAAAAACGACATTCAATCTACTGAGAACCTAGAGAAAGAAATTGCGGGCGATCTGGTATTTGATAACGTTAGTTTCACTTATCCTGACTCAGGGATTAAAGCCCTAAAAAATGTATCCTTTGATGTAAAAGCAGGTCAGTCCATTGCGATCATTGGCACAACCGGTTCAGGAAAAAGCACTATTGCTAACCTAATGCTTAGGCTGTATGACACTACAAGTGGCTCTGTTGCAGTAGACAATCAGGATATCAAAAAATACAACATCCCTAACCTGCGGAGTCAAATGGGCTATGTCCCTCAGGATATTTTCCTCTTCTCTGATTCCATCAAAAACAACATTGCATTTGGCAATGATGACATCACAGAAGAGCAGGTTTTTCAAGCCGCGAAGGATGCTGACTTATACGACAATATTGCAGACTTCCCTGAGGGTTTTGAGACCATGTTGGGCGAGAGAGGAATCACGCTTTCTGGAGGACAAAAGCAAAGAGCTTCAATTGCTCGGGCAATAGTCAGAAACCCAAACATTCTTATTCTTGATGATGCGCTATCGGCAGTAGATACCAATACTGAAAACACCATCCTGAATAGCCTAGCGAATATCATGGAAGGGCGTACTACTGTGATTATTTCACACCGGGTCTCTTCCGCAAAACTTGCTGACAAAATCATTGTACTTGATGATGGTGAAATCATCGAACAGGGTACCAATGAAAGCCTTTTGGCACAAAACGGTGTCTATAAGGAACTGTACGAAAAACAGTTGAAACAGGAAGAGTCAGCGGAATCGGCCTAA
- a CDS encoding GyrI-like domain-containing protein, whose translation MSKGRITIIGVSAIIIITAVYFYLGGLNKVEYSIENVSDYNLVGVAYRGKSDSSAIEEAFFKAKELIEDEIIDGTLVVIHYNDSTLAEDEQKLFIGIKLDQGLASIPQGYTRITIPTKRAVRASIEAHNVVMPSPKTIENNIREKAAEASIRLQDFTVEQYVSANEIIIDMLAK comes from the coding sequence ATGAGCAAAGGAAGAATTACCATTATTGGCGTTAGTGCAATCATCATTATAACGGCTGTTTATTTTTATCTCGGGGGATTAAATAAGGTTGAATACTCCATCGAAAATGTCAGTGACTATAACCTTGTAGGTGTTGCCTATCGGGGTAAGTCTGATAGTTCTGCCATTGAAGAAGCCTTTTTTAAGGCAAAGGAGCTTATTGAAGATGAAATTATTGACGGGACACTGGTAGTCATACATTACAATGATTCCACTTTAGCTGAAGATGAGCAAAAGCTGTTTATAGGGATTAAGTTGGATCAAGGATTAGCCTCCATACCTCAAGGCTATACCCGAATTACCATTCCGACCAAAAGAGCTGTTCGTGCAAGTATTGAAGCACACAATGTTGTGATGCCGAGCCCTAAGACAATCGAAAATAACATTCGGGAAAAAGCCGCAGAGGCCAGTATAAGGCTTCAGGATTTCACTGTTGAACAATACGTCTCCGCTAATGAGATTATTATAGACATGTTGGCGAAATAG
- a CDS encoding ABC transporter ATP-binding protein, translating to MEQEKEKVKTGNLVDFQVLKRLFQFARPYIKQFYLLVFLTIFLAILTPIRPYIVQRAIDDFVPAGDYDGLVFMTTILIGHIILLAIVQYSHTYLSGWVGQVIIKDIRVKLYRHLLKLRLKFFDKTPIGRLVTRNVSDIETLSNVFSEGIAALIGDLLQLVFLMGFMFYLDWRLTLVSLSTLPLLIFSTYIFKEKIKVTFNLVRNAVSNLNSFVQEHVTGMNIVQIFNAEKREMDKFKEINTEHKKAHIRSVLYYSIYFPVAEIIQAIAIGMAVWYGARGILINTETGPGVIIAFIMYIQMFFRPIRMIADRFNTLQMGIVSSNRIFDLLDSKDHIPDEGDYKPAEIKGNVSFKNVWFAYNDEDYVLKDISFEVKEGETIALVGATGAGKSSVINLLSRFYEINKGEIDIDGRDVKDFDLGALRQKIGVVQQDVFLFSDTIRHNITLGNPDIPDSKMIEAAELVGVNKLIQKLPGGYDYNVMERGSTLSVGQRQLISFVRAMVYDPKVIVLDEATSSVDTETEELIQNAIEVLMKGRTAIVIAHRLSTIQGADKIIVLDKGEIKEIGNHQELLDNKGFYANLYQMQYKEVIVS from the coding sequence TTGGAACAAGAGAAAGAAAAAGTCAAAACCGGGAATCTGGTTGATTTTCAAGTATTAAAGAGGCTATTCCAGTTTGCAAGGCCATACATTAAGCAGTTTTACTTACTGGTATTTCTGACGATTTTCTTGGCTATACTCACACCGATCAGGCCATACATAGTGCAGCGTGCCATTGATGATTTTGTGCCTGCCGGAGACTATGATGGACTGGTTTTTATGACCACGATCCTAATAGGTCATATCATTCTCTTGGCCATTGTTCAGTATTCTCACACCTATTTGTCTGGCTGGGTTGGTCAAGTGATTATCAAGGATATAAGAGTAAAGTTGTATAGACACTTGCTCAAGCTGAGACTCAAGTTCTTTGATAAAACACCAATAGGAAGGCTGGTAACGAGGAACGTCTCTGACATCGAAACGCTCTCTAACGTCTTTAGTGAAGGCATTGCGGCTTTAATAGGAGATCTACTTCAACTCGTTTTTCTAATGGGTTTCATGTTCTATCTCGACTGGCGTTTGACCCTTGTCAGTTTATCAACATTACCATTACTGATTTTCAGTACCTATATCTTCAAAGAGAAGATCAAAGTGACTTTCAACTTGGTGCGAAACGCGGTTTCAAACCTTAACTCATTTGTTCAGGAGCACGTGACGGGGATGAACATTGTACAGATTTTCAATGCTGAAAAGCGTGAGATGGACAAGTTCAAAGAGATTAACACAGAGCACAAGAAAGCACATATCCGATCGGTACTTTATTACTCCATTTATTTCCCAGTTGCAGAGATTATACAGGCCATTGCGATCGGTATGGCGGTTTGGTACGGGGCGAGAGGAATCTTGATCAATACGGAAACAGGCCCGGGAGTAATCATCGCTTTTATCATGTACATCCAGATGTTCTTTAGACCTATCAGGATGATTGCCGATCGCTTTAACACACTCCAAATGGGTATTGTCAGTTCTAATCGAATCTTCGATCTATTAGATAGCAAAGACCATATCCCTGATGAAGGAGATTATAAGCCAGCGGAAATCAAAGGAAATGTGTCTTTCAAAAATGTTTGGTTTGCCTACAACGATGAAGATTATGTCCTAAAAGACATCTCATTTGAGGTAAAGGAAGGTGAAACGATCGCCTTAGTTGGAGCTACAGGAGCAGGGAAATCTTCAGTGATTAATCTTTTGTCTCGATTCTATGAAATCAACAAAGGAGAGATCGATATAGACGGAAGAGATGTCAAGGATTTTGATCTGGGGGCCTTACGTCAAAAAATTGGAGTGGTTCAACAGGATGTATTCCTTTTTTCTGATACTATTCGTCATAATATCACCCTCGGCAATCCTGATATCCCTGACAGCAAGATGATCGAGGCAGCGGAGTTGGTTGGCGTCAATAAGCTGATTCAAAAACTGCCTGGTGGCTATGACTACAATGTAATGGAAAGAGGTTCTACGCTTTCCGTAGGACAGAGACAATTGATCTCATTTGTTAGGGCTATGGTATACGATCCAAAAGTGATCGTGCTGGATGAAGCCACTTCTTCCGTAGACACAGAAACAGAAGAGTTGATTCAAAATGCCATTGAGGTACTGATGAAGGGTAGAACGGCAATTGTAATTGCGCATCGACTATCAACTATTCAAGGGGCTGACAAGATCATAGTGCTGGACAAAGGTGAGATTAAGGAAATAGGCAATCATCAAGAGCTCTTGGATAACAAGGGTTTCTATGCCAACCTATACCAAATGCAATACAAAGAAGTAATAGTCTCATGA
- the truA gene encoding tRNA pseudouridine(38-40) synthase TruA, translating to MRYFIDISYNGSNYRGWQVQANAHTVQGEFQACLSKVLRVPTEIMGSGRTDTGVHAKQQIAHFDNDQHLDTVDLVYKLNSILPPDIAVNEVREVKHDAHTRFDAIERAYQYFINPQKSPFYVGQSYYFSQPLDLDLMNEAAKELLGEQDFESFSKVKTEVNNFICTITQAEWIVENDQLVFHVRANRFLRGMVRALVGTLLDVGQQKLTVEEFVNIIKAKDRKVAGRAVPPHGLFLTEVKYPESIYL from the coding sequence ATGAGATATTTCATCGACATCAGCTATAACGGCTCCAACTATCGCGGTTGGCAGGTGCAAGCCAATGCCCATACGGTGCAAGGAGAATTTCAAGCGTGTCTTTCCAAGGTGCTAAGGGTTCCAACGGAGATCATGGGAAGTGGAAGAACCGATACTGGTGTTCATGCAAAACAACAAATAGCTCATTTCGACAATGACCAGCATTTAGATACAGTTGATCTGGTCTACAAGCTGAACAGCATTCTACCTCCTGATATTGCTGTAAATGAAGTTAGAGAGGTAAAGCATGATGCTCATACCAGATTTGATGCCATTGAAAGGGCTTATCAATATTTCATCAATCCCCAAAAGTCACCTTTCTACGTGGGTCAAAGTTACTATTTCAGTCAGCCATTGGATCTTGACCTAATGAACGAGGCGGCAAAAGAACTGCTTGGTGAGCAAGATTTTGAGAGCTTTAGTAAGGTGAAAACGGAGGTGAATAACTTTATTTGCACTATTACCCAGGCAGAGTGGATTGTAGAAAACGATCAACTCGTTTTTCACGTAAGGGCAAACAGGTTTTTGCGGGGCATGGTAAGAGCGCTGGTAGGCACCTTGCTGGATGTCGGTCAGCAGAAACTTACTGTTGAAGAATTTGTTAATATTATTAAAGCCAAAGATCGCAAGGTTGCGGGAAGGGCTGTACCACCTCATGGATTGTTTTTGACTGAGGTCAAATATCCGGAGTCAATTTATCTCTAA
- a CDS encoding four helix bundle protein: MDRASSFEDLVVWQKSHAVVLEIYHLTDSFPKSEQFGLTSQMRRAAYSIPSNIAEGFAKRGIKDKLRFYNISQGSIQELKYFTILSADLKYHDSKELLFNKINEVGKMLSGYVSKISSNS, encoded by the coding sequence ATGGATAGGGCTTCATCATTTGAGGATTTAGTAGTTTGGCAGAAATCACATGCTGTTGTGCTTGAAATATATCACTTGACGGATTCCTTCCCGAAATCCGAACAATTTGGTTTAACCTCGCAAATGAGAAGAGCGGCTTATTCTATTCCATCCAATATTGCAGAAGGATTCGCAAAGAGAGGAATAAAGGATAAGCTACGGTTCTATAACATTTCTCAAGGGTCTATTCAGGAGCTGAAGTATTTCACAATATTGTCTGCAGACTTAAAGTATCATGATTCAAAAGAATTGCTGTTCAATAAGATTAATGAGGTTGGTAAGATGCTTTCTGGATATGTTTCAAAAATCTCCTCTAACTCCTAA
- a CDS encoding thiolase family protein, translating into MESAYIVDIVRTPIGKFGGTLASVRPDDLAAHVIKALMERNSAFDPQLLEDVVFGAANQAGEDNRNVARMAGLMAGLPVEVGGITVNRLCASGLQSIMDASRGLMVGDGEAYIAGGTESMTRAPFVQGKSETAFGRATNMFDTTIGWRFPNPKLSAIHYPYAMGETAENVSEKWKVSREDQDKFAHHTQEKYQAAHEAGKFSDEIVAIDIPQRRADPLHFDKDEHPRLSSLEKLASLKPAFKEGGTVTAGNSSGINDGAAACLIVNEETLKKFNLTPMARVKSMAIAGVSPEVMGVGPIPATQKALKRAGIKASDLDLIELNEAFAAQAIPCMRELELDPEKVNVNGGSIAIGHPLGASGTRISATLLHEMKKREGAKYGLATMCVGVGQGAAIIFEKC; encoded by the coding sequence ATGGAATCGGCATATATAGTAGATATTGTAAGGACCCCAATTGGGAAGTTTGGTGGCACACTCGCATCAGTTCGGCCAGACGATCTGGCAGCTCATGTGATTAAGGCCTTGATGGAAAGAAATTCCGCATTTGATCCACAATTGTTGGAAGATGTAGTTTTTGGAGCAGCCAATCAGGCAGGAGAGGATAATCGTAATGTTGCCCGAATGGCTGGGCTAATGGCTGGCTTGCCTGTGGAGGTTGGAGGCATAACCGTCAACAGGCTTTGTGCCTCAGGCTTACAGTCCATAATGGATGCGAGCCGCGGATTGATGGTAGGTGATGGTGAAGCCTACATTGCTGGGGGTACCGAAAGTATGACACGTGCTCCTTTTGTCCAGGGGAAATCAGAAACGGCATTTGGTAGAGCCACCAATATGTTTGATACAACGATTGGTTGGAGATTTCCTAATCCAAAATTATCTGCGATCCATTACCCTTACGCCATGGGAGAAACTGCTGAGAATGTTTCTGAAAAATGGAAAGTGAGTCGTGAAGATCAAGATAAATTTGCACACCATACCCAAGAGAAATATCAGGCAGCCCACGAAGCTGGAAAATTCAGTGATGAGATTGTGGCCATTGACATTCCACAACGCAGGGCAGACCCTCTTCATTTCGATAAAGACGAACACCCTAGGCTTTCATCACTAGAAAAGTTGGCCTCCTTAAAGCCAGCCTTTAAGGAGGGGGGAACTGTCACAGCAGGAAATTCATCTGGCATCAATGACGGTGCTGCAGCCTGTTTGATCGTTAATGAAGAGACTTTGAAGAAGTTCAACCTGACTCCAATGGCAAGAGTAAAGTCCATGGCCATCGCTGGAGTGTCCCCAGAGGTGATGGGAGTGGGGCCGATTCCGGCAACACAAAAAGCACTAAAAAGAGCAGGTATAAAAGCCAGTGACTTGGATTTAATTGAATTGAATGAGGCTTTTGCCGCACAAGCAATCCCCTGTATGCGAGAACTTGAACTTGACCCAGAGAAAGTCAATGTAAATGGCGGCTCTATTGCCATCGGTCATCCTCTAGGGGCTAGCGGAACGAGAATTTCGGCTACCCTCCTTCATGAAATGAAAAAAAGGGAAGGTGCAAAATATGGTTTGGCAACTATGTGTGTAGGCGTTGGCCAAGGGGCTGCAATCATCTTTGAGAAGTGCTAG
- a CDS encoding DUF4293 domain-containing protein, which yields MIQRFQTVLLLLVAICMATFLNMFIWAEVSADQSKVARLSAFKMEVFDTAGTLQNQMDDEVIRTDSIWYVGVLAILVILVAIFSILQYKNRLNQMKLGALNALFMAATLGLSFYKIYTYENLVNPEGQGGIQIGFYLVGVAMMCNLLSNRFIRKDEKLVKSVDRIR from the coding sequence ATGATTCAGCGATTTCAAACTGTTCTTTTGTTATTGGTGGCCATTTGTATGGCTACTTTTTTAAATATGTTCATTTGGGCTGAGGTCAGTGCGGACCAAAGCAAGGTAGCAAGGCTAAGTGCATTTAAAATGGAGGTATTCGATACAGCAGGTACTCTTCAAAACCAAATGGATGATGAAGTGATTAGGACAGATTCGATTTGGTATGTAGGCGTATTAGCAATTTTGGTAATACTCGTAGCGATCTTCTCAATATTGCAATACAAAAATCGTTTAAATCAAATGAAACTTGGTGCATTGAATGCCTTATTCATGGCAGCTACTCTAGGTTTAAGTTTCTACAAGATCTACACCTATGAAAACCTCGTGAATCCCGAAGGTCAAGGTGGTATTCAAATAGGTTTTTATTTGGTTGGCGTTGCCATGATGTGTAATCTACTATCCAACAGATTCATTCGTAAGGACGAAAAACTGGTGAAATCTGTTGATAGGATTAGATAA
- a CDS encoding tRNA-(ms[2]io[6]A)-hydroxylase — protein MKYSVEVLSASSQEWIDAVMNDFPSFLQDHADCERKASAMAMSLIAKYPDRDFIIPDLIDTALEELEHFQQVYEVMKEKNVPLPSKMEPDVYIHQLMEEAKGGSSDSRFLIRLLLGSVIECRGCERFKLVADNIEDPVLKKFYKELWVSEAKHGNIYVKLALNYFDEDLVYTKLDELMQKEAKILAGLKIRPALH, from the coding sequence ATGAAGTATTCTGTTGAAGTATTAAGTGCATCTTCACAAGAGTGGATAGATGCGGTGATGAACGATTTTCCGTCCTTTTTGCAGGATCATGCGGATTGCGAACGAAAAGCATCTGCCATGGCCATGAGCTTGATTGCGAAGTATCCTGATCGCGATTTTATCATTCCAGATCTTATTGATACTGCCCTAGAGGAGTTGGAGCATTTTCAACAGGTATATGAAGTAATGAAAGAGAAAAATGTGCCACTTCCCTCTAAAATGGAGCCTGATGTGTATATCCATCAACTGATGGAAGAAGCTAAAGGAGGCTCTTCAGACTCCCGTTTTTTAATCCGTTTGTTATTGGGTTCGGTAATCGAATGCCGTGGATGTGAGCGTTTCAAGTTGGTAGCCGACAATATTGAAGACCCTGTTCTCAAAAAATTCTACAAGGAGCTTTGGGTATCAGAAGCCAAGCATGGTAATATTTATGTTAAGCTTGCCCTTAACTACTTTGACGAAGACTTAGTGTATACAAAGCTAGATGAACTTATGCAGAAGGAAGCCAAAATATTAGCTGGTTTAAAGATTAGACCAGCTTTGCACTAA
- a CDS encoding FKBP-type peptidyl-prolyl cis-trans isomerase, protein MKKLIFLAVIALVCSCNNSDEEPYDPVAQLQIDLGLIDAHLSDNGQTVQIHPSGIRYSVNNTGNGDFPINGDSVTTQYDIYTLSGRLIDTTNEDLARANGIYSASRSYGPFKYLLGTGTVIEGYEIGTSLLNVGAEGTFYVPSTLAYRNTPAFGLERNEILRIRIDVLEIF, encoded by the coding sequence ATGAAAAAGTTAATATTCCTTGCCGTTATCGCCTTAGTCTGCTCTTGTAATAACTCAGATGAAGAACCCTACGACCCAGTGGCCCAGTTGCAAATTGACTTAGGGTTAATTGATGCTCATCTCTCAGACAATGGGCAAACGGTTCAAATTCACCCTTCAGGAATAAGGTACTCTGTTAATAATACCGGTAATGGCGATTTTCCAATTAATGGGGATTCTGTCACGACACAATATGACATCTATACATTATCAGGTAGACTTATCGATACCACCAATGAAGATCTGGCCAGAGCTAATGGAATTTATTCTGCGAGTAGAAGTTATGGACCTTTCAAGTATTTGTTAGGTACCGGTACTGTTATTGAGGGTTACGAAATCGGGACATCACTCTTGAACGTTGGTGCTGAGGGTACCTTCTATGTCCCTTCGACACTGGCTTATCGGAATACTCCTGCGTTTGGACTTGAGAGAAATGAAATACTCAGGATAAGGATAGACGTGCTAGAAATATTCTGA